A region from the uncultured Ilyobacter sp. genome encodes:
- the infC gene encoding translation initiation factor IF-3, with protein MSIISDKTRINGKIRAREVRVISDSGEQLGVMNTREALSLAMERDLDLVEVSSNSTPPVCKIMDYGKFKYEQARKAKEAKKNQKLVVVKEVKFKARIDKHDFETKADKIEKFLAKENKVKVTLMLFGRERMHADLGIKILDQIAERFSETADVDKKYFDKQKHLMLTPKK; from the coding sequence GTGTCTATTATTTCTGATAAGACTAGAATTAATGGAAAAATAAGAGCTAGAGAAGTAAGAGTTATATCTGACTCAGGGGAACAATTGGGAGTTATGAACACAAGAGAGGCTCTTTCATTGGCAATGGAAAGAGATCTTGACCTGGTAGAAGTATCTTCAAATTCTACTCCGCCGGTATGCAAAATAATGGATTACGGAAAATTTAAATACGAGCAGGCTAGAAAGGCCAAAGAAGCCAAAAAGAATCAAAAACTTGTTGTTGTAAAAGAGGTTAAATTCAAAGCTAGAATCGATAAACACGATTTTGAAACAAAAGCTGACAAGATTGAAAAATTCCTTGCTAAGGAAAACAAGGTAAAGGTAACTCTTATGCTTTTCGGAAGGGAAAGAATGCACGCTGATCTTGGTATTAAAATTCTAGATCAGATTGCAGAAAGATTTTCTGAAACTGCAGATGTTGATAAAAAATATTTTGATAAGCAAAAGCATCTAATGTTGACGCCTAAAAAATAG
- a CDS encoding DUF1858 domain-containing protein: MVTKDMNILEAVQKHPQIVQVFQKYGLGCVGCMVASGESLGDGIISHGLDADALVEEMNKLIEETK; encoded by the coding sequence ATGGTAACTAAAGATATGAATATTTTAGAAGCAGTTCAAAAACATCCTCAGATCGTTCAAGTTTTTCAAAAATATGGATTAGGATGCGTTGGGTGTATGGTAGCCTCAGGAGAAAGCCTAGGAGACGGTATAATTTCTCATGGTTTAGACGCTGATGCACTAGTAGAAGAAATGAATAAATTAATAGAAGAAACTAAGTAA
- a CDS encoding KpsF/GutQ family sugar-phosphate isomerase, whose protein sequence is MDIINYAKEVFDIEIGELKKVRDRISEQMEKAVNIILASKGKVVITGIGKSGLIGKKMAATFASTGTHSVFMNSAEGLHGDLGMIHPEDVVIAISNSGNSDEVLSIIPSIKKIGAKIIAMTGNPGSGLGQAADCILDIRVEREACPNNLAPTTSTTATLVMGDAMASVLIKLRDFKPENFAVYHPGGSLGRRLLMKVEDVMHKGDEVAVCKSSATVDDVLLKMTNKRLGAVCVVDDGKMSGIITEGDIRRALKEKNKFFDFYAGDLMTKEFTSIDKDKMAIDALELMENRESQISVLPVIEGEELVGLVRVHDLLKVVG, encoded by the coding sequence ATGGATATTATAAATTATGCAAAAGAGGTATTTGATATAGAGATAGGAGAACTGAAAAAAGTCAGGGATAGGATTTCTGAACAGATGGAAAAGGCTGTAAATATAATACTTGCTTCAAAGGGGAAAGTTGTAATAACAGGAATAGGCAAGTCTGGACTTATAGGAAAAAAGATGGCGGCTACATTTGCCTCAACTGGAACTCACTCTGTATTCATGAACTCAGCCGAGGGGTTACACGGAGACTTGGGCATGATACATCCTGAAGATGTGGTCATTGCCATATCAAACAGTGGAAACAGCGACGAGGTACTCTCAATAATCCCATCTATAAAAAAAATAGGTGCAAAAATAATTGCCATGACCGGTAATCCTGGTTCTGGTCTAGGGCAGGCAGCTGACTGTATTTTGGATATAAGAGTGGAGAGAGAGGCCTGTCCTAATAACCTCGCACCGACAACTTCTACCACAGCTACCTTGGTCATGGGAGATGCAATGGCCTCTGTTCTTATAAAACTGAGGGATTTCAAGCCTGAAAATTTTGCGGTCTATCACCCTGGTGGGAGCCTCGGAAGACGTCTTCTCATGAAGGTAGAAGATGTGATGCACAAGGGAGATGAGGTTGCAGTATGTAAAAGTAGTGCAACAGTGGACGATGTACTTCTAAAGATGACCAATAAAAGATTGGGAGCAGTATGTGTGGTGGATGACGGGAAAATGTCAGGGATAATAACAGAGGGAGACATCAGAAGAGCTTTAAAAGAAAAAAATAAATTTTTCGATTTCTATGCTGGAGACCTCATGACAAAAGAATTTACTTCTATAGATAAGGACAAGATGGCCATAGATGCCTTAGAACTAATGGAAAACCGAGAGAGTCAGATATCGGTGCTTCCGGTTATAGAGGGAGAAGAACTTGTGGGGCTGGTAAGAGTTCATGACCTGCTAAAAGTAGTTGGGTAA
- the kdsA gene encoding 3-deoxy-8-phosphooctulonate synthase, with protein sequence MVSEVKKVKIAEKFDIGGKSRFTLIAGPCAIESEEMSLRVAKKIKEICDKLEVDYIFKSSYDKANRSSVFSARGIGMEKGLNILKKVREEVGVPVITDIHEPWQAAEAAKFVDMLQIPAFLCRQTDLIVAAAETGLPVNVKKGQFLAPWDAKNIVTKFEEVGNNKLLLCERGTTFGYNNFVVDMRSFLEMRKFGYPVVFDATHSVQIPGGQGTCTGGNREYVFPLMRAALAVGVDAIFAEVHEDPDNAPCDGPNMLKLEDLEEILKVAIEIDDIVKKN encoded by the coding sequence ATGGTAAGTGAAGTTAAAAAGGTAAAAATAGCAGAAAAATTTGATATAGGGGGTAAAAGCAGATTTACCCTTATTGCGGGTCCCTGTGCCATAGAAAGTGAAGAGATGAGTTTGAGGGTCGCAAAAAAGATAAAAGAGATCTGCGATAAATTAGAAGTTGACTATATCTTTAAATCGTCTTATGACAAGGCCAACAGATCATCTGTATTCTCTGCAAGGGGAATAGGGATGGAGAAGGGACTAAATATTTTAAAAAAGGTAAGAGAAGAGGTAGGAGTACCTGTGATTACAGATATTCATGAACCTTGGCAGGCAGCTGAGGCGGCTAAGTTTGTAGATATGCTCCAGATTCCTGCATTTCTCTGCAGACAAACTGACCTAATAGTAGCAGCTGCAGAAACAGGGCTTCCTGTAAATGTCAAGAAAGGACAGTTTCTCGCTCCTTGGGATGCTAAGAATATAGTGACAAAGTTTGAAGAGGTGGGGAATAACAAGCTTCTTCTGTGTGAGAGAGGTACTACCTTTGGGTATAATAACTTTGTTGTAGATATGAGATCATTTCTTGAAATGAGAAAATTTGGATATCCTGTGGTTTTTGATGCAACTCACTCTGTTCAGATTCCTGGAGGTCAAGGAACATGTACAGGTGGAAACAGAGAATATGTCTTCCCTTTAATGAGAGCAGCCCTTGCTGTGGGAGTGGACGCAATATTTGCAGAGGTACACGAGGACCCTGACAATGCTCCTTGTGATGGTCCGAACATGTTGAAATTAGAAGATTTAGAGGAGATTTTAAAGGTTGCCATAGAGATTGATGATATAGTAAAGAAAAATTAA